Below is a window of Halodesulfovibrio sp. MK-HDV DNA.
AAACCCCTCCCTGCTGTCGCTCCCAAAGCTACAATTAAAGCTACCGTGTTGACGTAAATCCCATATCGCTTCTTGGCGGGCTTTACCAAGCCTGCCGAAGCGTTGGGCGCACTACTGTATAAACACTAGTTCAAAACTAGTTCAAAACGCGAGAAATGAGCATGTCTTATTGCGAGTTAGCCAACTTATACGACGTTATCCCGAAGGGCTACCTTGATGCGGCAGACAAGGTCACGCCGGGAATTGTGGAAAGAAAGATGGGAAGTGTGAGCCGGGTCATTGATGACACGCTGCGCCAACATTATGTGCTTCCACTTCAGGACGTGCCCGAAACCATCAAACAGATGGCAGTTGTCATGGCGGCGTATGAAGCGGTTGGTGGTATTACGGCAGTCAAGAAAGAGGGAGGCAACGACAACAAACTTCTTGTGCTGCAAGACCTTTACAAGCAGGCACGGGCAGATCTTGCGGCAATCCGATCAGGGAAAATGAAACTAGTATTTTCGGGCGAATCCGTGGTGGATGCACCCACTGGTGGCATGGCTGTTGTGAGCCGGAAACGTCGTTTTGATTTTAAGGGCTGGTAAATATGGCTGGTGCATCTTTTAAAATGGATATGGGCAAGGTGCTGAGCTGGGCTGACAAGGAAATAACCGGGGAGCAGCAGCAAAGACGGCTTGCAATAGACATCGGTGAAATGCTGGTCAGCAGTACACAACAGCGATTTGAAGATCAGCAAGCACCAGACGGTTCAAGTTGGAAACCATCCATGCGTGCCAAAGAGATGGGCGGGGTAACCCTGACAAGCACAAGTGAACTGAAGAACTCTATAGGCTACATGGCTAGTTCAGAGGGCGTGAGCGTCGGTTCAAATAAAGTCTATGCGGCAATTCACCAGCTCGGTGGAGAAATCAAAGGCAAAAAGGGAAAGCTCAAGTTTCGGCTACCCAATGGACAGTTTGTACAAGTGGACAAGGTGACAGTGCCACAGCGGGAATTTTTGGGAATTAGCGACGAGGATAAGGAAGAGGCCGCAGAGCTTATTAAAAGTTACATGCTGACCGCAGTAGGACAGTCAAAATGAGAAATTTCTACCAGTCGAGAATAGAAAAGGCTGCTTCTGCAGCAGGGCTTTCAACAGTTCTGATTAATCCTGAAGACCCGTCCGACTTGGCGCTTCCTTTGCCTCGTATCGATGTTACCTGGCTAAAGGAGAAAACTACTCGCATAGGCAAAAAGATAGCCGTGGGCGGTGATGAGAAAAACCGCATGGTTAAGGCCGCAATTTTTAGTGTGGAACAGGCGGCTACCGTTTCGATTATTACCGATGACAAAGATTCGTTGGATGAAATGAGTAAGCAATTTCTTCTTGCTCTACCTAAGACAAGTTCAGATCCACAAGGGAACTTAGTAACCAGCAAAGTGCATCAGGCAGAATGGGGCGGGTTCAGTTCCGAATTAGTGGAAGTTTTGAAAACTTGGTCAAAGGCATACCACATAACTTTTACAAGCCTCCTTACCAAAGAGGTAGCGCATCCTTGGATGAAGGACGTTTCACCAAGCGTAAGCAGGCAGGAGAATAGCCGTGGTTAAAGATAAAAAAACAGGTAACAAGCCACAGAGTTCGGTACACGAGCTTGCTGCAGCACAAAGGTTGGAAAAATGGGAGCTGGCTGGTTTGGTGCGTGCTGAAGGTTGGACAGAAGATAAGGCCGTGACAGAAGCCAAGTTTAATGCAGCCTATACCCGCTTCCAGAACAGAGCAATCGGTCTTGGAGGTCAGTAATGGGGCGTAAGGACGTATTTGAACATATTGTTGATGGCGTCAGCGGTCTCGTTCCGGGTGACATTACAGGCAAAGCACTGGTTGTCGGTGTGTGCAGTCAAGGAGAAGTGGGCAAAGTCTACTATCTTGGTAAACGTAGTGACTTAACTAAATCGCTCGGGGCAGGTCCTCTTGTAGATCGTTTGAACGATATATTTGCTGCTGCAGGGCAGGACGCCACCGTGCTTGCTGTACCAGTTTCCGGTAATCCTTCAGGTACAATGAGTCGGGTAAAGCATGTAGGCACAGGCGTTCCCGCTTCTGTCTCTGGACTTCCTGCGGCCAATGCGGATGTGCTTGTTGAAATCGTGAATGGTGGCTCTTTGGGAACAGCTACAGCGAAAGTAAGTACGGATGCCGGTGCTAGTTTTGGTTCGGCCTCAGCTGTTGCTGCAAATGGACAAATTGCAATTGGCGGCTCTGGAACAACCTTGGTTTTGGAGTCGGGTAATCTGGTTGTAGGTGACACGTATAGTTATACTGTCCGTGGTGCCATTGGGGCTATTCAGCAGACGGGCAAGGGTGCCTCTGTTTCAGTTGAGGGCGCAGTTAAAGTAGGTGCGCAGCTTGCATTGCAGGTCGTTAAATCCGGTGGACGCAATGTTGGACAATACCGTCTTAGTGTTGACGGTGGCGATAACTTTAGCGGGTACCGAACCATCCCGGTAGATGGACGGATTACTGCTGCGGATACAGGAACAACCATTGTTTGCCCTGATGATGAGTTTACCGTGGGTACTACATATTCATGTAGTTTGCTTGCACCAGTTCCTACCGTATCAGCCGTTATCACAGCACTTAAAAAGCCGCTTGAAATTGTTGATCCAGAGTATGTTTATGTGGTTGGTGCGTCCGATTCCGTAGCATGGGCGTCTCTTGGCGCACTGGCAGACGATTTATGGAATAAGCACCGTCCAACATTCTTTCTTTGTGAATCGCGTCTCCCTTCAGCAGGTGAAGATTTAGACGACTGGGTGAGTGCGCTTAAGGAAGAACGGGCAACCTTTGCACATCGCTTTGTGAGTGTCTGTTGTGGATTCGGAGAAATTGCCGATCGAACAGGTCAACGTAAGGTGCGAAATGCTGGCGGCCTGCTTAGCGGGCGTATTCTTAGCATTCCAGTGCAGCGCGATATCGGGCGTGTGCGTGATCAGTCCATCACAGGAATTGCGGTTTCTGATGAATATACAGAATCCATGCAGCTTGCTTTAGAAGATGCCGGATACATTACGCTGACACGTTACGCTGGACTTCGTGGCACTTATTGGGGAACAGCCAGAACAATGGCTGATACCACAAGCGACTATCAGCGACTGGAAGTTATCCGCACCACGTTTAAGGCTATTCGCTTGATGCGTCTGCAAGCCCTGAAGGCATTGAAAGATGAACTTGGTGATCCAGTACAAGGTGCAGACGCAAGCGGTCTTGCCTACCTTCGCTCAAATCTTGAAAACGCGTTGGATACGATGGTTAAAGCCAAGCCGAAAGAGCTAGCAGGATATGCCATTGAGATTCCACTTGATCAGGACTTCGTGAACAACGGTGTGGCGGTAGAAACTAAGCTTATCGGTATCCCAATCATCGACAAAATTAATCTGTATTCATCGTACATTTATGCGGGCAGCAAGTTTGATCCGCGATTAC
It encodes the following:
- a CDS encoding phage protein Gp36 family protein, coding for MSYCELANLYDVIPKGYLDAADKVTPGIVERKMGSVSRVIDDTLRQHYVLPLQDVPETIKQMAVVMAAYEAVGGITAVKKEGGNDNKLLVLQDLYKQARADLAAIRSGKMKLVFSGESVVDAPTGGMAVVSRKRRFDFKGW
- a CDS encoding phage virion morphogenesis protein → MAGASFKMDMGKVLSWADKEITGEQQQRRLAIDIGEMLVSSTQQRFEDQQAPDGSSWKPSMRAKEMGGVTLTSTSELKNSIGYMASSEGVSVGSNKVYAAIHQLGGEIKGKKGKLKFRLPNGQFVQVDKVTVPQREFLGISDEDKEEAAELIKSYMLTAVGQSK
- a CDS encoding DUF2586 domain-containing protein, yielding MGRKDVFEHIVDGVSGLVPGDITGKALVVGVCSQGEVGKVYYLGKRSDLTKSLGAGPLVDRLNDIFAAAGQDATVLAVPVSGNPSGTMSRVKHVGTGVPASVSGLPAANADVLVEIVNGGSLGTATAKVSTDAGASFGSASAVAANGQIAIGGSGTTLVLESGNLVVGDTYSYTVRGAIGAIQQTGKGASVSVEGAVKVGAQLALQVVKSGGRNVGQYRLSVDGGDNFSGYRTIPVDGRITAADTGTTIVCPDDEFTVGTTYSCSLLAPVPTVSAVITALKKPLEIVDPEYVYVVGASDSVAWASLGALADDLWNKHRPTFFLCESRLPSAGEDLDDWVSALKEERATFAHRFVSVCCGFGEIADRTGQRKVRNAGGLLSGRILSIPVQRDIGRVRDQSITGIAVSDEYTESMQLALEDAGYITLTRYAGLRGTYWGTARTMADTTSDYQRLEVIRTTFKAIRLMRLQALKALKDELGDPVQGADASGLAYLRSNLENALDTMVKAKPKELAGYAIEIPLDQDFVNNGVAVETKLIGIPIIDKINLYSSYIYAGSKFDPRLQG